A region from the Lolium perenne isolate Kyuss_39 chromosome 4, Kyuss_2.0, whole genome shotgun sequence genome encodes:
- the LOC127293318 gene encoding putative ABC1 protein At2g40090 — translation MWRLARKAVTTALALGVGGGAATIATSEDPAKALKICTHLPPRLLRDSVAAATIAFDYQYSLWGLDPGSKAWQDAKHDTHLRSANLLQDLCFRNGGIYIKLGQHIAQLEYVVPEEYVQTMRESMLKRCPVSSLEQVRGVFKKDIGELPEKVFAEFDPVPIASASLAQVHVATTHDGKKVAVKVQHDHLTDTSVIDIATVDLVVNALHYIFPTFDYRWLVDEIRESAPKELDFLCEAENSARCLINFRKLSPHIANSIYIPKVYLNLSSSRILTMEYMDAMEVTDVKGIKDAGIRPVDVSNLVNKAFAEMIFKHGFVHCDPHSANMMIRPLPQDSKKWFGWKRPQLILLDHGLYRELDNSTRINYASLWKALVLSDEKAIKEYSVKLGAGEDLHAFFAGVLTMKPWSSVIDPSVGHLILDGNNTDRSEVQMYASLYFPQISELLRRLPRVILLMLKTNDCLRAVNHALVGGSPLESFETIARVSCEAVFEAKRVERTFFLHRFIIWLEEVLMEVRLFLYFKMGPPFLSTKEAIARVKNSAYQQFSTIV, via the exons ATGTGGCGGCTGGCTAGGAAGGCCGTGACGACGGCGCTGGCGctgggcgtcggcggcggcgcggccaccATCGCCACCTCCGAGGACCCCGCCAAGGCGCTCAAGATCTGCACGCACCTGCCCCCGCGCCTCCTCCGCGActccgtcgccgccgccaccatcgccTTCGACTACCAGTACTCGCTCTGGGGCCTCGACCCGGGCTCCAAGGCGTGGCAAGACGCCAAGCACGACACCCACCTCCGCTCCGCCAACCTCCTCCAGGACCTCTGCTTCCGCAACGGCGGCATCTACATCAAGCTCGGCCAGCACATCGCGCAGCTG GAGTATGTGGTGCCTGAGGAGTACGTGCAGACGATGAGGGAGTCGATGCTCAAGAGGTGCCCAGTCTCGTCATTAGAGCAAGTCCGCGGGGTGTTCAAGAAGGATATTGGAGAATTGCCGGAAAAG GTTTTTGCAGAATTCGACCCTGTCCCAATTGCAAGCGCTTCTCTTGCGCAAGTTCACGTCGCCACAACACATGATGGTAAAAAAGTTGCTGTTAAG GTTCAACATGACCACTTGACAGATACTTCTGTAATAGACATCGCCACTGTGGATTTAGTAGTCAATGCTCTTCATTATATCTTCCCTACATTTGACTACAG GTGGTTAGTTGATGAAATTCGAGAAAGTGCACCTAAG GAATTAGATTTTTTGTGTGAAGCTGAAAACAGTGCAAGATGTTTGATTAACTTCAGAAAGCTGTCTCCTCACATTGCAAATAGCATATACATCCCCAAGGTTTATTTGAACCTCAGCTCATCAAGAATTCTCACTATGGAGTATATGGATGCCATGGAGGTAACTGATGTTAAAGGCATTAAAGACGCTGGAATTCGCCCTGTTGATGTTTCAAACCTA GTCAATAAAGCATTTGCTGAGATGATTTTCAAGCATGGTTTCGTTCATTGTGATCCCCATTCTGCCAATATGATGATCCGACCCTTGCCACAAGACAGTAAAAAATGGTTTG GATGGAAACGGCCACAACTGATTCTTCTTGACCATGGTCTTTACAGAGAACTTGATAACTCTACGAGGATAAACTATGCTTCTCTTTGGAAG GCGCTTGTTCTTTCCGACGAGAAAGCAATTAAGGAGTACAGCGTCAAACTAGGTGCTGGGGAGGATCTTCATGCATTTTTTGCTGGTGTTCTCACAATGAAGCCATGGAGTAGTGTCATTGACCCATCTGTTGGTCATCTTATCTTGGATGGGAATAATACCGATCGTTCTGAAGTTCAG ATGTATGCTTCCTTATATTTCCCACAAATCTCGGAGCTCCTCCGGAGACTACCAAGGGTCATCTTGCTGATGCTCAAGACAAATGACTGTTTACGTGCAGTCAATCATGCGCTG GTTGGAGGTTCTCCCTTGGAATCATTTGAGACCATTGCACGAGTTTCTTGTGAAGCTGTGTTTGAAGCTAAAAGGGTGGAGAGGACATTCTTTCTACATAGATTTATAATATGGCTGGAGGAAGTTTTGATGGAAGTTCGACTATTCCTCTATTTCAAGATGGGCCCCCCTTTTTTATCAACTAAAGAAGCTATTGCCCGGGTAAAAAACTCGGCATATCAACAGTTTTCAACTATAGTGTAA